One stretch of Leadbetterella byssophila DSM 17132 DNA includes these proteins:
- a CDS encoding T9SS type A sorting domain-containing protein, translating to MKKNLLLLLFNLFTVILVKAQSVETFETESIGSTTFTDNGKTFNITSLSSSIFRINSETGAGWNGYNSDNQFIDNYGTYTPNETISFKISSADGSTFGLRGIYLYLSTVDYDLNVLGSLNIEGYRNGNRKYSNSREGSFARNPITNNGYIYFDFSNISGYNLSDIFIDEFIITTSGSIEYIALDAMNWVKCSNISVSAQSLTNVACHGATTGSISVLAAGGKAPYSYSWSPSGGTASTASNLAAGTYTVTVTDDNGCYGSQSFSITQPNTLNVTPSQTNVSCNGATNGTATVNVTGGSGPYTYSWAPTGGTAATATGLSAGTYTVTITDANGCEKTQSFIITQPNTLNVTASQTNVSCNGATNGTATVNVTGGSAPYTYSWAPSGGTASSATGLAVGTYTVTITDANGCEKTQSFIITQPNTLNVTASQTNVSCNGATNGTATVNVTGGSGPYTYSWSPAGGTAATATGLAVGTYTVTITDANGCEKTQSFIITQPNTLNVTASQTNVYCSGAANGTATVNVTGGSAPYTYSWAPTGGTAATATGLSAGTYTVTITDAIGCETTKSFTITQPNTLNVTASQTNVSCNGATNGTATVNVTGGSGPYTYSWAPTGGTAATANGLSAGTYTVTITDANGCEKTQSFIITQPNTLNVTASQTNVSCNGGANGTATVNVTGGSAPYTYSWAPTGGTAATATGLAVGTYTVTITDANACQATRSFTINQPSVLNATISKTDVSCNGESDGTATANVTGGTAPYTYYWYPYGGTTATATGLAAGSYTLFISDANGCQVTKNVVIMQPSALNVTASQTNVSCFGETNGTATVIVTGGSAPYTYSWAPTGGTAATANGLSAGTYTVTITDANGCEKTQSFIITQPNTLNVTPSQTDVSCNGGANGTATVNVTGGSAPYTYSWAPTGGTAATATGLSAGTYTVTITDAIGCETTKSFTITQPPLLQVNTNFQNNITCYGESNGSAMVNATGGTGSYSYSWSPTGATSASVVGLSAGSHYVTVTDDNGCQATRILTFTQPPALVANPVMMGNVSCNGGSNGFAIVNATGGSGSYSYAWTPSGATTATATGLSATAHKVTVTDINGCKATHTFLITQPATQLTATAAGQVNVTEYGAANGQAMVSATGGVLPYTYNWAPTGGNAATASGLAAGTYTVTVTDAYGCEVTQSFTITQPAAPLQASVSAQTNVSCNGGSNGSATVTASGGTAPYTYSWSPTGGTGATANGLSAGMYIVTITDANQVSRTVNVFIYQPTTLVANSGSITHVYAYGAATGSATVVASGGIPPYTYSWTGSSSTTATASNLAAGTYAVTVTDANGCTTSQSFTITQPSSALEASISAQTNVSCNGATNGSATVTATGGTAPYTYSWSPTGGTNATASGLSAGTYTVTVTDANGISTSAQVTITQPTALVASQGAITHVYAFGASTGSATVMVNGGTAPYTYSWSGSASTTATASNLAAGTYAVTVTDANGCTATQSFTITQPSSALEASISAQTNVSCNGATNGSATILASGGTAPYTYSWSPTGGTSATASGLAAGTYTVTVTDANGIFTTTSATITQPTALVASSGTITHVYAFGASTGSATVMVNGGTAPYTYSWSGSNSTTATASNLAAGTYTVTVTDANGCTTSQSFTITQPASALEASISAQTNVSCNGGTNGSATVTATGGTAPYTYSWSPTGGTSATASGLSAGTYTVTVTDANGISTSAQVTITQPTALVASSGTITHVYAFGASTGSATVMVNGGTAPYTYTWSGTNSTTATASNLAAGTYTVTVTDANGCTTSQSFTITQPSSALEAFISAQTNVSCNGGTNGSATVTATGGTAPYTYSWSPTGGTSATASGLAAGTYTVTVTDANGISTTTSATITQPTALVASSGTITHVYAFGASTGSATVMVNGGTAPYTYSWSGSNSTTATASNLAAGTYTVTVTDANGCTTSQSFTITQPSSALQASISAQTNVSCNGATNGSATILASGGTAPYTYSWSPTGGTSATASGLAAGTYTVTITDANGIFTTTSIVINQPSALIASQGAIQHVIQKYYSTGSATVEVSGGTAPYTYSWSGNSYVTVPTANFLPAGNHTATVTDANGCTASHTFTITEPDEELRATVTSKTDITCSGDNNGSITIQASGGTAPYTYSWYPNVSSNNTATGLSGGQYTITVTDANGVTTNTYADIIEPGEIFPLHETITHVTEYGQATGAINSWIVGGTFPYTSTWPLTNYSDLIANNLPAGNYNVTITDANGCVFDYSFTINQPSAPFVASIAAQNNVTCNAGSNGSATITATGGTAPYTYSWSHDNSTNASATGLAAGTYTVTVTDANQVTRTVSVTITQPAPLVASSGTITHVYAYGASTGSATVIVNGGTAPYTYSWSGSNSTTATASNLAAGTYTVTVTDANGCTTSQSFTITQPSSALQASISAQTNVSCNGATNGSATILASGGTAPYTYSWSPTGGTSATASGLAAGTYTVTVTDANGIFTTASVSITQPQTLTLSSSVTPALTCGGNSGTAAVVATGGTAPYTYLWSNNATASSVSGLLSGTYSVLVTDAGGCSSSTSVVITEPTPIAASITVNGPTQLCENETTVLTATPAAAYLWSNGATTQSITVNTADTYTVTLTSAQGCTSTADQTITQIICNVPPVAVCKEVVVLVAKDNCYATLRPEDIDAGSYDANGDWFNRSFDIQPDLKVGTYYVNFTVQDIYGTSGSCATRVEVVDHTAPVVRTKNISVELNAYGRASISPADIDNGSYDACSSLNFSLSRSEFDCSHLGDNQVILIVTDASGNKATEVATVTIVDRIKPEFTQKSITLSLDAQGMAELTESMIKGISRDNCAVWEVQFDRNSFTCQDLGSNKVNVTLVDVYSNKHSEQIEVIIRDTLAPVIAGKEVTVYLDQKGQAKLSDIRLLDNCSTVTLSADKTTFTCEDLGTQTLWVKATDANGNSTNDTLRVIVRDTMAPTLVSKTATVYLDANGKALLTPEMIDGGSTDNCGIKTRLLSKTEFHCGEIGTHVINYTLVDASGNETTEVVHITVIDNVAPTVKTRTVTLELSSSGTGNLTAEMVNDGSFDACGIASMQVSQSTFTCEQLGTRTVLLTVTDVNGNVATATAEVWVTDPDAICPCTFGIIAENNITMKDNAVLSGGVGSISGKVILRNTLLYEEGTFAKAKESDFDEASRNSSFIKGSAPQPQKFVANPDKKKGRKTIKGSETLAPGKYGKLILKKDADLKLSGDIYVRKVKMNKNATIDFTQEGRLIVRNRASLGKNSKFNPTGLNAKLYAGRGISVKQDALVKAYVHTASVLKTKASKMEGFFAAHTVKAGSNTTWSGGGLLCKDENPAQTLVKKEDAKAREEVQISVEPQIHLQISPNPASNYVQVKVENPNGKGTLRLLDMNGKVRAEVKVNAFIFTHTFELKNLLPGTYIIRYQDENLSRTLRLVKEDF from the coding sequence ATGAAAAAAAATTTATTACTCTTACTTTTCAATCTATTTACTGTTATTCTAGTAAAAGCTCAATCTGTTGAGACATTTGAAACAGAATCTATAGGATCTACCACATTCACGGATAATGGTAAAACTTTTAACATCACCAGTCTGTCCTCTTCCATTTTTAGAATCAACTCTGAAACAGGAGCTGGATGGAATGGATATAATTCAGATAATCAGTTTATTGATAACTACGGAACTTATACGCCTAACGAAACGATATCATTTAAAATTTCTTCAGCAGATGGAAGTACCTTTGGCTTAAGAGGTATATACCTTTATTTGTCAACAGTTGATTATGACTTAAATGTGTTAGGCAGTTTAAATATAGAGGGGTACAGGAATGGAAATAGAAAATATTCAAATTCGAGAGAAGGCTCTTTTGCACGTAATCCGATTACCAATAATGGATATATCTATTTTGACTTCTCCAATATATCAGGATACAATTTATCTGACATTTTCATAGATGAATTTATCATCACTACTTCCGGAAGTATTGAATATATCGCTTTAGATGCCATGAATTGGGTGAAATGCAGTAATATTTCTGTATCAGCACAATCCCTAACAAATGTTGCCTGTCATGGAGCAACTACTGGTTCCATATCTGTGTTGGCCGCAGGAGGAAAAGCACCTTATTCATATTCATGGTCACCTTCCGGTGGGACAGCTTCTACTGCTTCAAATTTAGCAGCTGGCACTTATACCGTAACAGTAACTGATGACAACGGATGCTACGGCAGCCAAAGTTTTAGCATAACTCAGCCGAACACCTTAAATGTTACACCGTCCCAAACTAATGTTTCCTGCAATGGTGCGACTAACGGTACAGCGACGGTTAACGTCACCGGAGGTTCAGGACCCTATACCTACTCTTGGGCTCCTACGGGAGGCACGGCAGCTACAGCTACCGGATTATCCGCAGGCACTTACACTGTGACAATAACTGATGCCAATGGTTGTGAAAAGACCCAGAGCTTTATCATAACTCAGCCGAACACCTTAAATGTTACAGCGTCCCAAACTAATGTTTCCTGCAATGGTGCGACTAACGGTACAGCGACGGTTAACGTCACCGGAGGTTCAGCGCCATATACCTACTCTTGGGCTCCTTCTGGTGGAACGGCATCTAGCGCTACCGGTTTAGCTGTGGGCACTTACACCGTAACGATAACTGATGCCAATGGTTGTGAAAAGACCCAGAGTTTTATCATAACTCAGCCGAACACCTTAAATGTTACAGCGTCCCAAACTAATGTTTCCTGCAATGGTGCGACTAACGGTACAGCGACGGTTAACGTCACCGGAGGTTCAGGACCCTATACCTACTCTTGGTCTCCCGCGGGAGGCACAGCAGCTACTGCTACCGGTTTAGCTGTGGGCACATACACCGTAACGATAACTGATGCCAATGGTTGTGAAAAGACCCAGAGCTTTATCATAACTCAGCCGAACACCTTAAATGTTACAGCGTCCCAAACTAATGTTTACTGCAGTGGTGCGGCTAATGGTACAGCGACGGTTAACGTCACCGGAGGTTCAGCGCCATATACCTACTCTTGGGCTCCTACGGGAGGCACGGCAGCTACTGCTACCGGATTATCCGCAGGAACATATACGGTAACTATAACTGACGCCATTGGATGTGAAACGACCAAAAGCTTTACCATAACTCAGCCGAACACCTTAAATGTTACAGCGTCCCAAACTAATGTTTCCTGCAATGGTGCGACTAACGGTACAGCGACGGTTAACGTCACAGGAGGTTCAGGACCCTATACCTACTCTTGGGCTCCTACGGGAGGCACGGCAGCTACAGCTAACGGATTATCCGCAGGCACTTACACTGTGACAATAACTGATGCCAATGGTTGTGAAAAGACCCAGAGCTTTATCATAACTCAGCCGAACACCTTAAATGTTACAGCGTCCCAAACTAATGTTTCCTGCAATGGTGGGGCTAACGGTACAGCGACGGTTAACGTCACCGGAGGTTCAGCGCCATATACCTACTCTTGGGCTCCTACGGGAGGCACGGCAGCTACAGCTACCGGTTTAGCTGTGGGCACATACACCGTAACGATAACAGACGCAAATGCCTGTCAAGCTACCCGAAGCTTTACCATAAATCAGCCTAGTGTCTTAAATGCTACAATATCTAAAACTGATGTTTCCTGCAATGGTGAATCGGACGGCACCGCTACTGCTAATGTTACTGGTGGTACAGCACCATATACCTACTATTGGTATCCCTATGGAGGAACGACAGCTACCGCTACAGGCTTAGCTGCTGGCAGTTACACGTTATTTATAAGTGACGCCAATGGCTGTCAAGTTACCAAAAACGTTGTAATAATGCAGCCAAGTGCACTAAATGTTACCGCGTCACAAACGAATGTATCATGCTTTGGTGAAACGAATGGCACCGCAACTGTAATTGTCACCGGAGGTTCAGCGCCATATACCTACTCTTGGGCTCCTACGGGAGGCACGGCAGCTACAGCTAACGGATTATCCGCAGGCACTTACACTGTGACAATAACTGATGCCAATGGTTGTGAAAAGACCCAGAGCTTTATCATAACTCAGCCGAACACCTTAAATGTTACACCGTCCCAAACTGATGTTTCCTGCAATGGTGGGGCTAACGGTACAGCGACGGTTAACGTCACCGGAGGTTCAGCGCCATATACCTACTCTTGGGCTCCTACGGGAGGCACGGCAGCTACAGCTACCGGATTATCCGCAGGAACATATACGGTAACTATAACTGACGCCATTGGATGTGAAACTACCAAAAGCTTTACCATAACTCAGCCTCCTCTCCTCCAAGTTAATACAAACTTTCAAAACAATATTACATGCTACGGAGAATCAAACGGTTCTGCGATGGTAAATGCCACGGGCGGGACGGGTTCTTATTCCTACTCTTGGTCGCCAACAGGCGCTACATCAGCTTCAGTGGTTGGTCTTTCAGCAGGTTCTCACTATGTTACGGTAACTGACGATAATGGCTGCCAAGCTACCCGAATATTAACCTTCACCCAGCCTCCTGCCTTAGTAGCTAATCCCGTTATGATGGGAAATGTATCATGCAATGGAGGCTCAAACGGCTTTGCAATTGTAAATGCAACAGGCGGGTCGGGGTCTTATTCCTACGCTTGGACGCCTTCAGGCGCTACAACTGCTACGGCTACTGGCTTATCAGCAACCGCTCATAAAGTAACGGTAACTGACATCAATGGTTGCAAAGCTACCCATACCTTTTTGATCACTCAACCGGCTACTCAATTAACTGCCACAGCTGCAGGACAGGTTAACGTAACCGAATACGGTGCAGCAAACGGGCAGGCAATGGTCTCAGCCACGGGCGGAGTATTACCTTACACCTATAATTGGGCACCTACCGGAGGAAATGCCGCTACCGCAAGCGGACTTGCAGCAGGAACATATACCGTAACCGTTACAGATGCCTACGGATGTGAAGTCACTCAAAGTTTCACCATCACGCAGCCGGCCGCTCCCTTACAAGCCTCCGTCAGCGCTCAAACTAATGTGTCCTGTAACGGTGGGTCTAACGGTAGCGCTACGGTAACAGCCAGTGGCGGAACAGCCCCTTATACTTATTCTTGGTCACCAACTGGTGGAACGGGTGCTACTGCCAACGGATTATCTGCAGGAATGTACATCGTAACGATAACAGATGCGAATCAAGTCAGTCGTACCGTAAACGTTTTTATTTATCAGCCAACAACGCTAGTTGCTAACTCAGGTAGCATAACACATGTTTACGCCTACGGCGCAGCAACAGGCTCTGCCACTGTTGTGGCAAGTGGAGGTATCCCGCCATATACCTATTCTTGGACTGGATCTAGTAGCACTACAGCTACAGCTAGTAACCTAGCCGCAGGAACCTATGCCGTAACCGTCACAGACGCGAACGGATGTACCACCTCGCAAAGTTTCACCATTACCCAACCGTCCTCTGCCTTAGAAGCTTCCATCAGCGCACAAACTAATGTGTCTTGCAACGGAGCAACTAACGGATCTGCTACAGTTACCGCTACAGGAGGTACGGCTCCTTATACTTACTCCTGGTCACCTACAGGTGGAACAAATGCTACTGCATCTGGATTATCCGCAGGAACCTATACCGTAACGGTAACAGATGCAAATGGAATCAGCACCAGTGCTCAAGTGACCATCACTCAGCCCACCGCATTAGTAGCTAGCCAGGGTGCTATAACCCATGTTTACGCCTTCGGCGCCTCTACAGGTTCTGCTACAGTAATGGTAAATGGAGGAACCGCGCCTTATACTTACTCTTGGAGCGGATCAGCTAGCACTACAGCTACAGCTAGTAACCTAGCCGCAGGAACCTATGCCGTAACCGTCACAGACGCGAACGGATGTACCGCAACCCAAAGTTTCACCATTACCCAACCGTCCTCTGCCTTAGAAGCTTCCATCAGCGCTCAAACTAACGTGTCCTGCAACGGAGCAACTAACGGAAGTGCTACGATATTAGCAAGCGGAGGAACGGCTCCTTATACTTACTCTTGGTCACCTACAGGTGGAACGAGTGCTACTGCCAGCGGTTTAGCGGCAGGAACCTATACCGTAACGGTAACAGATGCAAATGGAATCTTCACCACTACCTCGGCAACCATTACTCAGCCAACAGCACTAGTGGCTAGTTCAGGTACCATAACCCATGTTTACGCCTTCGGCGCCTCTACAGGTTCTGCTACAGTAATGGTAAATGGAGGAACCGCGCCTTATACTTACTCTTGGAGCGGATCTAACAGTACTACAGCTACAGCTAGTAACCTAGCCGCAGGAACTTACACCGTAACCGTCACAGACGCGAACGGATGTACCACCTCGCAAAGTTTCACCATCACCCAACCGGCCTCTGCCTTAGAGGCCTCCATCAGCGCACAAACTAACGTGTCTTGCAACGGAGGAACGAACGGATCTGCTACAGTTACCGCTACAGGAGGTACGGCTCCTTATACTTACTCCTGGTCACCTACAGGTGGAACAAGTGCTACTGCATCTGGATTATCCGCAGGAACCTATACCGTAACGGTAACAGATGCAAATGGAATCAGCACCAGTGCTCAAGTGACCATTACTCAGCCAACAGCACTAGTGGCTAGTTCAGGCACCATAACCCATGTTTACGCCTTCGGCGCCTCTACCGGTTCTGCTACAGTAATGGTAAATGGAGGAACCGCGCCTTATACTTACACTTGGAGCGGAACTAACAGTACTACAGCTACAGCTAGTAACCTAGCCGCAGGAACTTACACCGTAACCGTCACAGACGCGAACGGATGTACCACCTCGCAAAGTTTCACCATTACCCAACCGTCCTCTGCCTTAGAGGCCTTCATCAGCGCACAAACTAACGTGTCTTGCAACGGAGGAACGAACGGATCTGCTACAGTTACCGCTACAGGAGGTACGGCTCCTTATACTTACTCCTGGTCACCTACAGGTGGAACGAGTGCTACTGCCAGCGGTTTAGCGGCAGGAACCTATACCGTAACAGTAACAGATGCAAATGGAATCAGCACCACTACCTCGGCAACCATTACTCAGCCAACAGCACTAGTGGCTAGTTCAGGTACCATAACCCATGTTTACGCCTTCGGCGCCTCTACAGGTTCTGCTACAGTAATGGTAAATGGAGGAACCGCGCCTTATACTTACTCTTGGAGCGGATCTAACAGTACTACAGCTACAGCTAGTAACCTAGCCGCAGGAACCTATACCGTAACAGTAACTGACGCGAACGGATGTACCACCTCGCAAAGTTTCACCATTACCCAACCGTCCTCTGCCCTACAAGCTTCCATCAGTGCACAAACTAACGTGTCCTGCAACGGAGCAACTAACGGAAGTGCTACGATATTAGCAAGCGGAGGAACGGCTCCTTATACTTACTCTTGGTCACCTACAGGTGGAACGAGTGCTACTGCCAGCGGTTTAGCGGCAGGAACCTATACCGTAACCATAACAGACGCGAATGGAATCTTTACCACTACTTCTATAGTAATTAATCAACCTAGTGCACTAATAGCTAGTCAGGGTGCTATTCAGCATGTCATTCAAAAGTACTATAGTACCGGATCCGCCACGGTCGAAGTATCAGGAGGTACAGCTCCGTACACCTATTCTTGGTCAGGTAATTCTTATGTTACTGTACCTACAGCCAATTTCTTGCCGGCAGGTAATCATACGGCAACAGTAACAGATGCAAACGGATGTACTGCTTCTCATACTTTTACTATAACTGAACCCGATGAAGAATTGAGAGCAACCGTCACTTCTAAAACAGATATTACTTGTTCGGGCGATAACAACGGCTCCATTACTATTCAAGCTAGTGGTGGAACCGCCCCTTACACTTATTCATGGTATCCTAATGTAAGCAGTAACAACACTGCAACTGGCTTGAGCGGAGGGCAATATACCATCACGGTCACAGATGCAAACGGAGTAACAACAAACACTTACGCCGACATTATTGAACCTGGGGAGATATTCCCGCTCCATGAAACCATAACTCACGTCACGGAATATGGTCAAGCCACAGGCGCTATTAATTCATGGATTGTAGGAGGCACATTTCCATATACATCAACCTGGCCACTAACAAATTATTCAGATTTGATAGCCAATAATCTGCCTGCAGGTAATTATAACGTCACTATCACTGATGCAAACGGCTGTGTATTTGATTACTCTTTCACTATCAATCAGCCTTCAGCTCCGTTTGTAGCCAGCATTGCTGCTCAAAACAATGTAACATGTAATGCCGGAAGCAACGGTTCTGCTACCATTACCGCTACCGGTGGTACCGCCCCTTATACCTATTCCTGGTCGCACGATAATAGCACAAATGCTAGTGCTACAGGTTTAGCAGCAGGAACCTATACCGTAACGGTAACAGATGCAAATCAGGTGACTCGTACCGTATCCGTTACCATCACTCAACCTGCACCACTAGTGGCTAGTTCAGGTACCATAACCCATGTTTACGCCTATGGCGCCTCTACAGGTTCTGCTACAGTTATTGTAAATGGAGGAACCGCGCCTTATACTTACTCTTGGAGCGGATCTAACAGTACTACAGCTACAGCTAGTAACCTAGCCGCAGGAACTTACACCGTAACCGTCACAGACGCGAACGGATGTACCACCTCGCAAAGTTTCACCATTACCCAACCGTCCTCTGCCCTACAAGCTTCCATCAGCGCACAAACTAATGTGTCTTGCAACGGAGCAACTAACGGTAGTGCTACGATATTAGCAAGCGGAGGAACGGCTCCTTATACTTACTCTTGGTCACCTACAGGTGGAACGAGTGCTACTGCCAGCGGTTTAGCGGCAGGAACCTATACCGTAACGGTAACAGATGCAAATGGAATCTTCACCACTGCTTCTGTAAGCATCACTCAGCCTCAGACCCTAACTCTTAGCTCCAGCGTTACTCCGGCACTTACTTGTGGCGGCAACTCGGGAACAGCTGCAGTTGTGGCAACAGGAGGTACAGCACCGTATACCTATCTCTGGTCTAATAATGCTACCGCAAGTTCTGTCTCCGGACTTCTATCTGGAACCTACAGTGTTTTAGTAACAGATGCAGGAGGTTGTAGCAGCTCTACTAGCGTAGTCATCACTGAACCTACTCCTATAGCGGCCTCCATCACCGTGAACGGCCCTACCCAGCTTTGCGAAAACGAAACTACTGTGTTAACGGCCACTCCTGCTGCTGCATACCTGTGGAGCAATGGAGCTACCACCCAGAGCATAACCGTGAATACAGCCGATACTTATACAGTCACTTTAACCTCTGCACAAGGTTGTACATCTACTGCGGATCAGACCATCACTCAGATCATCTGTAATGTACCTCCGGTAGCCGTATGTAAAGAAGTGGTGGTGCTAGTAGCCAAAGACAACTGCTACGCTACCCTTCGTCCTGAAGATATAGATGCCGGTTCTTATGACGCTAACGGAGATTGGTTCAATCGCAGCTTCGATATTCAGCCTGACCTGAAGGTAGGTACTTACTACGTGAACTTCACCGTCCAAGATATTTACGGAACTTCTGGCTCATGTGCTACCCGAGTAGAAGTAGTAGATCATACCGCTCCCGTAGTCAGAACCAAGAATATCTCAGTAGAACTTAATGCGTACGGAAGAGCCTCTATCTCTCCTGCTGATATCGACAACGGTTCTTATGATGCCTGTAGCAGTTTGAATTTCAGTCTGAGTAGGTCGGAATTCGATTGTTCTCACCTTGGCGATAACCAAGTTATCCTAATAGTGACAGACGCATCCGGCAACAAAGCTACAGAAGTAGCCACCGTGACTATAGTAGATCGTATTAAACCAGAGTTTACTCAAAAGTCTATTACACTGTCTCTAGACGCTCAAGGTATGGCTGAGCTAACGGAAAGTATGATCAAGGGCATATCCAGAGACAACTGTGCCGTTTGGGAAGTTCAATTCGATAGAAATAGCTTCACCTGCCAAGACTTGGGTAGTAATAAGGTCAACGTAACATTAGTGGATGTTTATAGCAACAAGCATTCCGAACAGATTGAAGTTATCATACGTGACACCTTAGCGCCTGTCATTGCAGGAAAAGAAGTGACGGTTTACTTGGATCAAAAAGGACAAGCGAAGCTTTCAGATATTCGTTTGCTAGACAATTGTAGCACCGTTACCTTAAGCGCTGATAAGACTACTTTCACTTGTGAAGATCTGGGAACTCAAACCTTGTGGGTGAAGGCAACCGATGCTAATGGCAACTCTACAAATGACACATTGAGGGTCATCGTTCGTGACACGATGGCGCCTACATTGGTAAGCAAAACCGCAACGGTATATCTGGATGCTAACGGAAAAGCCCTGCTTACCCCTGAGATGATAGACGGAGGAAGTACAGACAACTGCGGCATCAAGACCCGATTATTGAGCAAAACCGAATTCCACTGTGGAGAGATTGGAACACATGTCATTAACTATACATTAGTTGATGCATCCGGAAATGAAACTACTGAAGTTGTACATATAACGGTAATAGACAATGTGGCTCCAACCGTTAAAACCCGTACCGTAACTCTAGAATTAAGTTCATCAGGCACCGGAAATCTTACAGCGGAAATGGTGAACGATGGATCATTCGATGCTTGTGGAATTGCAAGCATGCAAGTGTCTCAATCTACCTTCACTTGTGAACAGCTGGGTACCCGTACCGTCCTATTGACCGTAACAGATGTGAATGGAAATGTAGCTACGGCTACGGCGGAAGTTTGGGTTACGGATCCGGATGCCATTTGTCCTTGTACCTTCGGTATTATTGCGGAAAACAATATCACCATGAAGGACAATGCAGTACTATCCGGAGGAGTAGGTTCTATTTCAGGCAAGGTTATTCTACGTAATACTCTACTGTATGAAGAAGGAACATTTGCTAAAGCTAAAGAATCTGACTTTGATGAGGCTTCTAGAAACTCTTCCTTTATAAAAGGATCAGCTCCTCAGCCTCAAAAATTTGTAGCTAATCCTGACAAGAAAAAAGGACGTAAAACCATCAAAGGATCTGAAACTTTGGCTCCAGGAAAATACGGAAAATTGATCCTGAAGAAAGACGCAGATCTAAAATTAAGTGGAGACATCTATGTTAGGAAAGTAAAGATGAACAAGAATGCTACTATCGACTTCACTCAAGAAGGAAGGTTGATCGTAAGAAATAGAGCTAGTCTGGGCAAGAATTCTAAATTTAACCCAACAGGCCTAAATGCCAAACTATATGCCGGAAGAGGCATCAGTGTCAAACAAGATGCATTGGTGAAAGCATATGTTCATACGGCTTCTGTCTTGAAAACAAAAGCTTCTAAAATGGAAGGATTCTTTGCCGCTCATACCGTAAAGGCAGGTAGTAATACCACATGGTCAGGAGGAGGATTACTTTGCAAAGATGAAAATCCAGCGCAGACCCTAGTAAAGAAGGAAGATGCTAAAGCAAGAGAAGAAGTGCAGATCAGCGTTGAACCTCAAATTCATTTGCAGATCTCCCCTAACCCGGCTTCTAATTATGTGCAAGTAAAGGTGGAGAATCCTAATGGAAAAGGAACATTACGTTTACTTGACATGAATGGTAAAGTTCGAGCAGAAGTAAAAGTGAATGCCTTCATATTTACGCATACCTTTGAACTGAAAAACTTATTACCTGGCACCTACATTATCAGGTACCAGGATGAGAATTTGAGCAGAACGCTCCGACTAGTAAAGGAAGACTTCTAA
- a CDS encoding T9SS type A sorting domain-containing protein, which translates to MKAYVHRASVLKTKASKKEGFFAAHTVYTIWSGGGLLCKDENPTQTLVKKEDAKAREEVQMSVKPQIHLQISPNPASNYVQVKVENLKSKGTLRLLDMNGKVQAEVKVNAIHFKYTFDLTKLVPGTYIIRYQEGSVNRTIRIFLTKWNKGVMQPASWFLNTNNYLKNTLLTCSLLKLF; encoded by the coding sequence GTGAAAGCGTATGTTCATAGGGCTTCTGTCTTGAAGACAAAAGCTTCTAAAAAGGAAGGGTTCTTTGCCGCTCATACGGTATATACCATATGGTCAGGAGGAGGATTACTTTGCAAAGATGAAAATCCTACTCAGACCTTGGTAAAGAAGGAAGATGCTAAAGCAAGAGAAGAAGTACAGATGAGCGTTAAACCTCAAATTCATTTGCAGATCTCCCCTAACCCGGCTTCTAACTATGTGCAAGTAAAGGTGGAGAATCTTAAGAGTAAAGGAACATTACGTTTACTTGACATGAATGGTAAAGTACAAGCAGAAGTAAAAGTAAATGCCATTCATTTTAAATATACTTTCGACTTAACCAAACTAGTTCCGGGTACCTATATTATAAGATACCAAGAGGGAAGCGTGAACAGAACAATACGTATATTTCTAACAAAATGGAACAAGGGCGTAATGCAGCCTGCGTCATGGTTCTTGAACACTAACAACTACTTAAAAAATACCCTCCTGACTTGTAGTCTTTTAAAGCTATTTTAA